The sequence below is a genomic window from Candidatus Zixiibacteriota bacterium.
GCTTTCACCCGTTCGTCGCGAGTGGTCATCCTAAGCAACTCGACCATCTTGATCTTGAAGGGCTCGGCCCATGATTTCCGTTTCTCGGTATTACTCATGCTATTCTCCAGTCCATCCTGAACGATCCTTACTTGCTCTAATGGCATAGAACATAAAGAATTTGCCCTCGAAACTCAAATCAATTGTTGACAAAACCGAGTTCTCACATTTATTACAATAAACCGATAGGAGAAACGTAATATGGCAGGTTCTAAACTCAGTTTTGCGATATCAGCCCTAATCGAAATCTGCAAGGCCGGAATGAAAGGTCCCGTAGGAGCGCGTGAGATAGCAGACGCTACCGGGCTTTCGAAACGCTACCTTGAGCAGGTTCTTGGGCTACTAAAAAGGTCTGGAATAGTTACCAGCTCGCGCGGCAAGAACGGGGGATACGAGCTGGCTTTTCCACCCGACAGGATTAGCCTTTCGGACATCTGGCGCGCGATCCGTGAGGAGGTAACGATATCGGTCAACGAGGTAAACCAGCCGGCTCAGACCAGTGAACAATCTGGCGCAAGAGCCGTGGCATTGCTCCGAGAAGACCTATATCACCTTGTTTCAGATTACATGAATGACAAATCGCTTGGGGTGTTGGCATTGCTTGATCTGGAAGCGGACGAAATGTATCATATCTAATCTACCGGCTCTGAACACCTGGAGGACCCAATGAAAATAGCGAACTCGATGCTTGATCTGGTGGGTGGAACTCCCCTTGTCAAGCTTAGCAAGTTGAGCAGCGGCCTGAATGCCACAGTTGTCGGAAAACTCGAATTCTTCAATCCATGCTCATCGGTGAAGGACAGAATCGGACTCTCGATGATTGAAGCGGCTGAGCGCGATGGTAGAATCCGCAAGGATACTGTGATAATCGAACCAACCTCCGGTAATACCGGCGTTGGCCTGGCATTTGTCTGCGCAGTCAAGGGATACAAACTCATGCTGACAATGCCGGACACTATGAGTCTCGAACGTCGAGCTCTGCTGAAAGCTTTCGGGTGCGAACTCATTCTGACACCGGGAGCCGACGGGATGCCGGGAGCTGTCAGCAAAGCGACGGAGATAGCGAACTCAGATTCGAAGTATTTCATGCCGCATCAGTTCCAGAATCCTGCCAATGTGGAAATACATCGGCGCACCACTGCTGAAGAATTGTGGAATGACACAGATGGTAAGATCGATTTTCTCTGCTCTGGTGTCGGCACGGGCGGCACGCTGACAGGAGTCGCAAGTGTGATCAAAGAACGGAAGCTGGCATTCAAGGCTATAGCAATCGAGCCTGCTGCATCGCCGTTTCTATCTAAAGGTGAGAAGGGACCTCATCCTATTCAGGGAATCGGTGCCGGATTCAAGCCTGACATTCTCCGCATGGATCTGATCGATGAGATTGTCACAATCGAGAATGCCGAAGCCGTAGATACAACTCGCAGGCTCGTACGGGAAGAGGGTATCCTGGCAGGGATATCATCCGGTGCGATTGTCGCTGGTGCGCTCAAGGTCGCCGCTCGTCCAGAGAACACCGGCAAGCTGATTGTGGCGATCATTTGTGACACGGGTGAAAGATATCTCTCGACTCCGACATATTCGGAGCTGTCATGAGCTTTCGAATCTATCTCATCTGAGGTCTACCAAAGAGTACGCCCAAACGCGATCGTCAGCGATGCGTAGCAATCTGCCCGCCATTCATAGTGAGCGCTGGACCTGTGCTCCTGTGATTAGTCGCAGAGATGTCGCAGCTTTCTCGATCACATTTCTCGATCACATTTCTCGATCACTTTCCTGTTGCCAAGTGCCGATGCTATTGTTATACTGGAAAGCCTTTTGAATATGACGGAGAGGTGGCCGAGCGGCTGAAGGCAGCTGCCTGCTAAGCAGTTATACGTTAACGCGTATCCAGGGTTCGAATCCCTGCCTCTCCGCTTGATTTGTTGCGGCTCCTGTAAGATTATCCTAGACATAGGCTTATGACTATCCTTCTTGGACTTATGAAGTTCGTGTGCGCAAGATGTGACCAGTGAAAAGGAGTCGTTCTCATGGGTTCTATCTACAGACGAGGAAAAACCTGGTATGTTGACCTCTATGTCAGAGGCCGACGTATCCGCAGGAAGGTTGGCAGATCAAAGAAAATCGCCGTGCTTGCCCTCAAGGATGCTGAGGTAAAGGCTGCCAGAGACGAGTTCGGATTCGCAAAGAATGACATCGCCATCGAGAAGCTCCTGGCTCAGTTCTTGGAATACTCTCAGGCAAACAACTCACCAGCTACATTCACTCGTTACCGCGCAGTGCTTGATCACTTCAACGAATTCCTGAAGGATCATCAGGATGTTGTCTTTCTGTCCCAGGTCAACCCACGATTGCTCGATGAATACAAGGTCGGTCGCAAAAACGAATGGGTGAATCCGAATGGTGGCAAAGTTGAATCGGATGATGATATCACCGATCACACTCGCAAAGGCGCAAGAGCACACACGATCAATTTCGAGATTGATGTCTTCCGAACGATATTCAACCTTGCGATCAAATGGGGATACTTGAAAGAGAATCCTACGAAGGCTGTTGATCGACTGAAAGTAAAGGACTCCAAGACACCTCGCTTTCTGACCGAGAAGGAATGTCAGCTGTTGATCGAGCACAGCCCTGATCACCTCTACCCGATCTTCTTCACCTTCCTAAACACTGGCATGCGTAAGGCCGAGCTGGAGAATCTCGAATGGGCAGATATCGATCTAAAGCGCCGCAAAATCAAGATCCGCAAGAAAGACTTCTGGCATCCGAAGACGGGTGAACGAGAGATACCAGTCGGTCAGAAGTTACTCGACCTCTTAACCAACCTGAATCAGCAGAATGACCAAGGTATCAAGAGCAGTTTTGTATTCCCTGACAAGAGCGGCGGCAAGATCCGAATGAAGCTGCGAGAACAACTGATTCGCATCGCAAGGACAGCCGGCATCGAGAATCTCACTCAGCTTCATGCCCTTCGCCACATATTCGCCAGTCACCTCATGATGAAGGGCGTCGCTCTCCCCAGTGTTCAAAAACTCATGGGCCACTCCGATATCCAAACCACGATGATCTACGCCTACCTTGCACCAGACCATCTGTCAGATGCCGTGGATAAGCTGGAGTTCTGATATCCGGCACATTTCGAAGTTCGAGTCTCGTCAACCCCCGTTTATCGGACTCGAACATTGCTACCGCCGCCTCATGACGCGACCGAAACTGAAAGCGTGTGACTGTCAGCGAGTTGCAGCAGCGCGAAACCCGCCAAATCTGATGTCGTGCCCATCTTGTGACCAACGATCCTGGTTCATCCACAGGATCGGCGACCACTGCCATTGCGCTGTAGTCCTCTGACAATTCACGATGGGAGTGTATATCTTCAGGCAAAGTGGGAGTAGTGTTCTGCAACTGAAGACGCAGCTCGTCTGATGCTGGCTCCCTCTCGACAGAATCCATTTCGGCATTTCATCGCAGTTTGACTCTTTCCCTCCCTCTGCTGTCTGCGCTAATGGAGGAATCATTTTATCACTCGGTGCAGCATTGTGGAAATTTGGCGGCATGTTTTTGAAAGCTATTGTCTAAGATATCGCAATATCAGTTTCTGTCAGAAAGCTAAGTTCTGCAGTGAACACAGTGGGTGATGTGTTCCATAGATTCGTTGATGCCCTTGCTCCTTGCCGCTCCAGACGATCGAGCTTCTGTGCGGCATTCCTGATCCTGATAAGCATCTTTCCAGATCAATTTGGGATGCTCTGCAAGTCGTCATCACTCAAACCACTTGCGGATACCGGAGTTAGAACTTATCTTCTCACTGATTTGATTGAAATCATTACAGAGGCGGCTCCAACACCGAGCAAGTATCGAGGTAACCATCATGTCGCATCCAAATCCTTTGAAAGTCACAACGTCTCTGATCGTTGCAAGTCTACTGTTGTTCGGCTGCGGCGAGGAGAATGAAAGCGATCTTAAAGAGGAAGCAAAGACTATGTTCGGGGCGGGCTTGACAATAGGTGTCTCTCTGCTCACTCGTACCCATCCGTTCTATCAGGATTTGGAGGCAGGCTTGCAGGAGGCGGCTGATGAAAATGGCTACAAACTGATCATCACAACCGGTGAATTCGACGTCGCTCACCAAAAGGACCAACTTCAGGACTTCACTGTCCGAGGTGTCAATGCGATCATTGTCTCACCGTGTGATTCGCGCTCAATAGGGACTTCCATAAAAGCGGCAAATGACGCCGGTATCCCTGTCTTTACTGCGGATATTGCCTGTCTTGCCGAAGGTGTCAAGGTAGTTACACATGTTGCTTCCGACAATGTGGCAGGCGGACGGCTTGCTGCGCAGGCAATAATCGAAGCCATCAACGGCGCAGGCGAAGTTGCAATAATCGACCATCCGGAGGTGGAGTCCGTCATCCAGCGAGTCAGTGGATTCGAGGAGGAGATGTCCACTGCCCCCGAAGTCAAGATAGTAGCCAGACTATCAGGTCACGGTGTGAAGGACCAAGCGTTTAGGACTGCCGAGGATATTCTCCAGGCTCATCCGCACCTTAAAGCCATCTTCGGAATCAATGACGACACTATACTCGGTGCACTTGCAGCTATCGAGAAAGCCGGAAAGGTCAACGAAATCAAATTGGTGGGTTTTGACGCCGTTCCTGAGGCAAGGGCTGCCATTGCTGAAGGTCGGATCTATGCAGATGTCATCCAGAAGCCGCGTGAAATCGGCCGGAAGACAATTGAAGCTGTGAAGATGTATATGTCCGGCGAGACCGTGCCACCTGCAATTCTGATTCCATGCGGTCTCTTCACAGCGGCCGATGATTAGTGAATTATGTCAGTTCATTCTGATTCTTCCAATGGAATTCCCACGCGCTACAGCCACCCTCTGCTTGCCGCGCTTGAATTGACGAAGTCTTTCCCCGGAGTCCAGGCGCTCCGTGATATATCTTTTGATCTGCGCTCCGGCGAGATTCATGCTCTTGTAGGTGAGAATGGAGCCGGCAAAAGCACTCTTGTCAAGATTCTGACTGGCGTCCACATTCCCGACAACGGATCGGTTATGGTCGATGGCACTCAAGTATCATTCGGAAATCCGCTCGAAATAATGCGTCTCGGCGTGAAAGCCATCTATCAGGAATTATCGCTGGTACCCGCTCTCTCGGTGCATGCCAATCTATTCCTTGGTCAGGAGCGGACCACTGCAGGAATCATCAATGATGGGAATGAGCGACGAATTGCGGCTGATGTACTGGCAAGACTTGGTGTGGAGATAGATCCCGATGCACTTGTTCGGTCCCTCAGTGTCGCTCAACAGCAAATGGTCGAGATCGGGCGGGCGCTTGTGAGCAACTGCCGTATTCTGATATTGGATGAACCTACAGCCGCTTTGTCGCCGACGGAAGTTGCACGTCTGTTTGATATCCTGCGGGAGCTTGTTCGGCAGAAGCTCGGCATTGTTTTCATAAGTCACCGTCTCGAAGAGGTATTGCAGATTGCGAATCGTGTGACGGTCCTACGCGACGGTGCGGTAGTGACGACCCGTGAGAAGAGCGAGTTGTCGCGTCAGCAACTGATAGAATTCATGGTCGGACGCTCGCTTGAGAATGAATTTCCGACGCGGCAAAGTGCAGAAATACGCGATGGACTCGAAGTCCGAAATCTCTCTGGTGACAGAGTACATGATATAACATTCGTTGCGCATCGCGGCGAAGTGCTTGGGTTGGCTGGGCTGATGGGCTCTGGGCGTACAGAGATCGCACGATTGATATTCGGTGCTGACCGGGCGAACACCGGATCGGTGACGCTTGATGGCAGAATGGTTGATATCAAGTCGCCTCGTGACGCAATCAGGTCGGGGATATGTCTCCTGACAGAAGATAGGAAGACTCAAGGACTCGTATTGAAGCTGTCAGCTCAAGATAATTTCGCGCTGGGTAATCTGAGCCGGTGGTCGCAAAGAGGTTGGATAAATGACCGTCTCGAGAGATCGCGGTTCCGAAATCATGTTGATGCATTGCGAATCCGGTTGGCAGATCCGAAGCAGCACGCAGAAACGCTTTCGGGTGGCAATCAGCAGAAACTTCTTGTGGCACGTTGGCTGGAAGCCGAATCGCAGGTTGTTATTTTCGATGAGCCGACTCGCGGTATCGATGTCGGCGCCAGATATGAGATGTACTGCCTGATTAATGAGCTGACCTCGCTTCGAAAGGCAGTGATCGTCATTTCATCCGAATTGCCGGAATTGCTCGGAATGTGTGATCGTCTCCTGGTGATGCGACGCGGGAGAATTGCCGGTGAGATTACCGAAGTGCAAGATGCTTCACAGGAACAGGTCATGGCCCTTGCCGTGTGAACCATAACATGAGCTATCGATCCTCATTTGCACGATTCTTATCCGACTACGGCATGCTCGGTGTGCTGGTACTCCTGTGTCTGTTGTTCTCAGTTCTAACAATGTCGGATCAGCATCCCGTCGGTCGCGATGCTGCAGTCAGTTTGATTTCAGTGCTGCCTGAGCTTCCTCCCGACGCCGGAGTGGCGATCGTTGTGCAGTCAAACGGCAGCGACAGTATATTCGCCGAGACTCTATTGGACTCTCTACGAGTTCGTGGCATCGCCGGACATTTGATTGCCGGCGACCCGGCGGCAATTCGTGAAAGTCTGAGAATCCTGGCAGACGAAGGACTTTCAACCATCGCAGTAACGATGGCACTTGAGCCGATGGTCAGGGCGATACGCTCATCGGTAGCTCAGTTGAGTGAAGCACAGATAGTCACGCCTCCGGTTACGCGCTGGCCCACATTCCTGCTTGCCGACAATGTCCGGAATGTGGCGAATCAGATAGCGGTGATAGCGTTAATAGCAATCGGTATGACAATGGTCATCATTACAGCAGGCATCGATCTCTCTGTCGGCAGCCTCATCGCTCTGTCAGCAGTGATTGCGGCATGGCTCGTCGGCCAATGGGGAGGTGCGAATGCCTCGACATTCGCGATGATAGCTGCGGGAACGCTCGCAGTGATTTTCAGTGGAGCTGTCGGAGCCTTCAGCGGTCTTATGATAACGCAGTTTCGCATCCCGCCGTTCATAGCCACTCTGGCAATGATGCAGGTTGCGGCAGGTCTGGGCTATATCATTTCACAAGGTATGCCGATCTATCAACTTCCGGACGGATTCACGGCCCTTGGGCGCTCGGCTGATCCGTTGCTGAAAATTCCCTATGCAGTGCTCCTGATGATCGGTTTGTATATCGTCGCTCATCTCGTGATGAGCCGAACAACGTTGGGCCGTTACATCTATGCCGTCGGGGGTAATCCGGAGGCTGCCCGCCTCGCCGGAATACGCGTCAGTGGGGTATTGGTATTCGTTTATGTGATTTGCGGCATGTTGGCCGGGCTCGGCGGAGTTGTGATGGCTTCTCAGCTCAAAAGCGGGGCACCGACCTATGGTCTTACGTACGAATTATATGTGATCGCTGCAGTAGTTGTTGGAGGCACAAGTCTTAGTGGCGGCGAAGGCCGCATCTTCGGAACACTGATAGGCGCATTTATCATAGCAGTAATTCAGAACGGCATGAATCTTACCAATGTCGAGAGCTATACTCAGAAGGTAGTGCTTGGCCTTGTGATACTCGGCGCGGTATTGCTCGACCAATTGAGACAGCGAGGATTTCTAAAACACCTGGCTATGCAGAGAATGGCAAGAAAGCAGGTGTCTTCTGACACAGTCGAAGGGAAGGAGTAACGCATGAGAATCATAGTGAAGATATTGGTGATCTGCCTTATTCTGGGATGTATGACCAGCTTGGCACAATCGCCGGAAAATGTGGCGGGATCTGAACGACAGTTGCTGATGGTCGGGACAGCGCATCTGGATACGCAGTGGCGCTGGACTATCCAAAACACGATCAACGAGTATATTCCATCCACTTTTCGGGACAATTTCAAACTACTCGATCAGTTTCCGGGCTATGTCTTCAGTTTCGAAGGTGCTTTTCGGTATATGTTGATCAAGGAATACTATCCCGACGACTACGAGCTTCTCAAGGGCTACATCAACAGCAACCGTTGGAGAGTGATTGGCAGTTGGGTTGATGCGGTCGATGTCAACATCCCGTCATTCGAGTCTCTCGTCAGACAGACACTCTATGGCAACGGATATTTCAAACGTGAGTTCGGCAAGACCAGCCGGGATATCTTCCTTCCAGACTGCTTCGGATTTGGCTACGCGCTTCCGTCAATCGCACGCCATTGTGGTCTTCAGAGTTTTTCCACGCAGAAGCTCTCCTGGGGTTCCTCTGTAGGAGTGCCATTTGATATCGGCGTATGGACAGGAGTCGACGGCTCGTCAATTTTCGGCGGTCTCAAGCCGGGAGCCTATGTCAATCGCATTGAAGACGACTTGAGTCGCGATACTCTCTGGCTCGCCCAGATCGATAGTCAGGGAACTGCATCAGGTTTATATGCCGGATACGGATATTTCGGAACGGGAGATACCGGAGGCGCACCCGACTCGGCGTCTGTCGATTGGCTTCAGCGATCAGAGGCTAGTGACGGTCCCATCAGGGTGTGGTGTGGAGGAGCGGATGACCTTGTCGATATGGCGTTGGAAGCCGATACCAACCTCCTGCCGCATTACCGTGGAGAGCTCCTCATGACTCGTCATGGCGTTGGCTGCTACACATCCCAGGCAGCGATGAAACGTTGGAATCGAAAGAATGAACTGCTGGCCGATGCCGCGGAGAGGGCATCGGTGATCGCCTCGCATCTCAGAGGATTCAGCTATCCGGGAGAGACTCTTCGAGACAGTTGGGTACGGTTTCTGTGGCATCAGTTCCATGATGATCTCACCGGCACAAGCATCCCCGAGGCGTATGAATTCTCGTGGAGTGACGAGATACTGGCGATGAACCGATTTGCATCGGTGTTAGAGAACGCGGTTGAAGCCACAGTTTCGGCTCTCGATACGCGGGCTGAAGGAGTACCCGTTGTTTTGTTCAATCCTCTTTCGATCGAGCGGACTGATGTCGTGGAAGCATCAGTCAAGTTCAATGAGTCAACTCCTGAGTACGTGCGTGTGATTGGTCCCGATGGCAGAGAGGTGCCTTCGCAGTTGCTAAGCACAAATGGCAATGAAGTGATGCTGCTGTTCGCGGCCACCGTCCCCTCAGTAGGCTATTCCGTTTATGACATTAGATCCGCTAATAAGCCATCATCAATGTCGAACTCTCTCAAAGTCAGTACGACCGGCCTCGAAAATGAAAGATACAAGGTTGCTATCGACGCCGACGGAAATGTGGCATCGATCTTCGACAAAATGCAGCAACAAGAATTGCTTAGCGCGCCGATTCAATATCAGCTTCTCTTTGATAAGCCAAGGCAATGGCCGGCATGGGAAATTCAGTACGAGGATATTATGCAGCCCCCTCTGGCTGTGCTCGGCAACCCCGAGTCAATCGAGGTGATTGAAGAGGGACCGGTGCGCGCCGCGGTTAAGGTGATTCGGAAGATCGGCGACAGCGAATTTGCAACTATCATTCGGCTCTGTGGTGGCTTGTCTGGAGACCGTATTGAGTTCTTCAATGACGTGAACTGGTATGAGAAGGAACGCCTCCTGAAGGTCGCATTCCCGGTTACCGCTGCCAATGACAGTGTTACGTATGATCTTGGACTGGGAACAATACGACGCGGCCTGAATCGAGAGAAGCTGTATGAGGTCCCCGGGCACCAATGGGCGGATATCACGGAAGCATCCGGTGAGTATGGGGTCGCTGTGCTCAACGACTGCAAGTATGGCTGGGATCATCCCGACCGTGGGACTCTGCGACTCACGTTGATCCATACACCGGGTGTGTTTGAATCATGGATGTGGGTTGGTGACCAGAAATCGCAGGATTTGGGGCATCACCAGTTTTCATTCGCTGTCTCCGGACATCCGGATGACTGGCGGCAAACTGTGCCTTGGCAGGCGGCGCGGTTCAATCAGCCAATTGTCGCATTTCAGACCGACAGCCGTCAGGGGCCACTGGGCAAGTCATATTCATTCCTGAAGCTGGTTGAACAGTCAGATGGAGGTGATTCCGACGAACTCCCCGGAGCTTTCGTTAACTCAGTCAAGCAGGCTGAAGAGAGTGACGAGATTATCGTGCGAGTCAAGGAGTTGCAGGGACTGTTTCACAGTAGACTCAAACTGCGCTTCGCTGATGCAGTCGTTTCGGCGCGAGAGGTGGATGGTTGCGAGGATTCGTTGGACGTCGCTAAGGTGGGAAACGGCGAATTGACCTTCGATCTCAAGCCGTATCAACCGAAAGCGTTTGCAATCAGATTGCGGCAGGACGAAAATGGCGCGACTGCCCATCCTGAGTCGTGGCGCGTGGATCTTCCTTTCAACGAAGACGGGATCAGCTCTGATCGGAACCGGCTGGATGGTGATTTCGACGGTCAAGGAAATACTCTATCAGGCGACTTGCTCCCGGATCACTGCACTTTTCAAAACATTGAATTCAATCCTGGATCAACTGATGACGGTCACAACAATATGGTGGCGTGTAAGGGACAGACGATACAGTTGCCTCAAAAACCGTTCAATCGTCTGTACATTCTGGCTGCTTCGACAAACGGCCCCTCTTCAGAGACTTTCACTGTGGACAACCGCACATTCGAGGTAGATATTCCTGACTATGCCGAACCGATGGGACAGTGGAATAACCGCGTAAATGGCAGACTGCTGATGGAGGAAGCACATGAAATCGCACCCGCGTTTATCAGTCATGTGCCTGTAGCATGGTATGGCTGTCATCGTCATACGACTGACGGTGACAATGAGGCATATCGCTTCACATATCTTCATGCCTATCGCATGGGTTTTCCGAATGGCGCTCGTACTCTTATTCTGCCGGATAATCCACGTGTTAAGGTGCTCGCAATTACTGCAGCACAGTCATCGTACGCGAATGTTCGGCCGGTTGAGCCACTCTACGACATCGAGTCCGGCACCTTTGCCAGGATCTCCGCCGAACGGACCGCTTTCCTCGATCCTGTGCCTGTAACGCTATCGACCCCGATTCCGGGAGCTGCGGTACATTACACTCTCGATGGGACCGACCCAACGGAGACATCTCCGATTTATGTCGAGCCAATCACGATAGCCGCGACGTCGACTGTGAAGGCGCGAGCCATCAGACAAGGTTTCGACGACCGGTATGTCACCGCTATGTCATTTCAGAAGCTGAGTCCTCATCCGTCGCATGTGATCACTGACGTCGCGCCGGGACTCAACGCTCGGTATTTCGAAGGAAGCTGGAGCAAAGTGCCGGAATTCGATACGATTGCTGCTCTCCGCGAGTTTGTGGCGGATCAGGTTCTTCTTCCACCCTTTGCGCGTGATGAAGATTTTGGTATGACGTTCACTGGTCAGATCAACGTTCCTGCTGACGGTTTGTATGAGTTTGAGATTAGTTCAGACGATGGCAGCCTTCTCTGGATTTCCGATTCGCTGGTTGTGGACAATGATGGTCTTCATGGCGGCGGGTTTGTTGGTGGAGCAATTGCTTTGAAGGCTGGGTATCATCCGATTCGAGTATACATGTTCCAGGCCAAGGGTGATCGAGATCTGCAGATGCGACTGACGTGCCCTCAAATGCAAGGACAATCTGTACCAGCGGATTGGCTGTTCCATTGAGGGCTCGCCAGTACGGTGGCTTCTGCGACTCCGTAATCCAAAGCGCCGACGTGGCCAAGTAAGCACTCGCCGGTGAGATAGATGATTTCTTTAACCAATGTGTGATAAGGAACGACTTACTTCCAGGATCCGCCCTGATTCTGAATGCGAGCTTCATACCACAATCGCAGAGTCTCGTGTTATGCCAGCTCATATCGGAATGAGCTTCAGAGTGGAGTGACTACTGAACTCGAAGTCCGCTATCGACGCCTCTTGCTGCAACTATGCCGGAAAGCGTGTGGCAGTCAGCGACTTGCAGCAGCGCGAGACCCGGTAGATCTGATTTCGTGCCCATATTTTGACCAAATGCTGCGACTTTTCTGAAAACCTGCCCGTGCGGGCGCATATCCACAGAATGCCTGGCAAGGTACCAGTGAGGCTGTTTGGAGCCGACAGTGTTGCCGACAACGCGAAATTGCGGGCGACACCCGGGTACCCGCTCTATCGGTTCAATCTATAAGCCAGGGGCTTTCTGCATCCCACCTGCAGTGTTCTTCAACCAATAGGCGGTCATGGTGATGTCTCCAACCACACGCTCGTAGTGGATGCCTTCAGGAAGTTGTCTACTGTACCTCTCCGGTATCTGACTCCTGTAAACTCTTCTGTGATCACGAGGCATCAGAACTCCACTCAGTACTCCAAGCTTACAGATCACGTCCCAGCTGTAACAACTGTTCGCGTAGTCAGATCTCTTAGCTGTTCGTCTGCAGCGACCCGCTCCTGTCGTCTGTGACCGCTGTGCCCGCAAACACCCCCAACTACCTCTTAGCTGTCAGATTCATTCGATCCTTGAAATCGTCCCAAGAAACTCCCTTCACTTCCTACCAGCGATGTCGAAAGTCTCTCTCGGTGAACCAGGGCTTACCATTGGGCTTAACCTCTTTCCATTTTCAAACTTACGGTTATGCCCTTTATTTCATCAACTTCTCAAAGTACAAATCATAAGATACACTAACCGCAATCGTCAATCCTTGACAAGCTCTCCTCAAGCACCTATTTTCAATACAATGACTTACCGGTCATGATTCGCAGCAGCTAAGATCAAAGATCAGACAATGGGCAACACACAGAATATCATCAGGGACTTCTTGAAATCACCTCTCGATTTGAGGAAATTCAATGAATTCTATAAGCTGATCTATAGACACACATTAGGCTGCGTTAGCTTTCTTGAACGCAAGGGATACATTCTACCGTCAGAAACAGGTGACAGGGAGCAACGGCTTTCAGATTTGACTATCGACATACTCGGGACGCTTCTGAGATGCGATGGCTCCCGACCGTTTCATCTCGTATCTGAGCACTTTGAAAGATATGGGATGCACGATTATGATCAAGTGTCGAGCGAGGATATTCGCTCCTGCCTGTCGGTGCTTCTCAACGGCCACGCCCGGCAGGAACT
It includes:
- a CDS encoding Rrf2 family transcriptional regulator codes for the protein MAGSKLSFAISALIEICKAGMKGPVGAREIADATGLSKRYLEQVLGLLKRSGIVTSSRGKNGGYELAFPPDRISLSDIWRAIREEVTISVNEVNQPAQTSEQSGARAVALLREDLYHLVSDYMNDKSLGVLALLDLEADEMYHI
- a CDS encoding ABC transporter permease; the encoded protein is MSYRSSFARFLSDYGMLGVLVLLCLLFSVLTMSDQHPVGRDAAVSLISVLPELPPDAGVAIVVQSNGSDSIFAETLLDSLRVRGIAGHLIAGDPAAIRESLRILADEGLSTIAVTMALEPMVRAIRSSVAQLSEAQIVTPPVTRWPTFLLADNVRNVANQIAVIALIAIGMTMVIITAGIDLSVGSLIALSAVIAAWLVGQWGGANASTFAMIAAGTLAVIFSGAVGAFSGLMITQFRIPPFIATLAMMQVAAGLGYIISQGMPIYQLPDGFTALGRSADPLLKIPYAVLLMIGLYIVAHLVMSRTTLGRYIYAVGGNPEAARLAGIRVSGVLVFVYVICGMLAGLGGVVMASQLKSGAPTYGLTYELYVIAAVVVGGTSLSGGEGRIFGTLIGAFIIAVIQNGMNLTNVESYTQKVVLGLVILGAVLLDQLRQRGFLKHLAMQRMARKQVSSDTVEGKE
- a CDS encoding tyrosine-type recombinase/integrase, with the protein product MGSIYRRGKTWYVDLYVRGRRIRRKVGRSKKIAVLALKDAEVKAARDEFGFAKNDIAIEKLLAQFLEYSQANNSPATFTRYRAVLDHFNEFLKDHQDVVFLSQVNPRLLDEYKVGRKNEWVNPNGGKVESDDDITDHTRKGARAHTINFEIDVFRTIFNLAIKWGYLKENPTKAVDRLKVKDSKTPRFLTEKECQLLIEHSPDHLYPIFFTFLNTGMRKAELENLEWADIDLKRRKIKIRKKDFWHPKTGEREIPVGQKLLDLLTNLNQQNDQGIKSSFVFPDKSGGKIRMKLREQLIRIARTAGIENLTQLHALRHIFASHLMMKGVALPSVQKLMGHSDIQTTMIYAYLAPDHLSDAVDKLEF
- a CDS encoding sugar ABC transporter ATP-binding protein; protein product: MSVHSDSSNGIPTRYSHPLLAALELTKSFPGVQALRDISFDLRSGEIHALVGENGAGKSTLVKILTGVHIPDNGSVMVDGTQVSFGNPLEIMRLGVKAIYQELSLVPALSVHANLFLGQERTTAGIINDGNERRIAADVLARLGVEIDPDALVRSLSVAQQQMVEIGRALVSNCRILILDEPTAALSPTEVARLFDILRELVRQKLGIVFISHRLEEVLQIANRVTVLRDGAVVTTREKSELSRQQLIEFMVGRSLENEFPTRQSAEIRDGLEVRNLSGDRVHDITFVAHRGEVLGLAGLMGSGRTEIARLIFGADRANTGSVTLDGRMVDIKSPRDAIRSGICLLTEDRKTQGLVLKLSAQDNFALGNLSRWSQRGWINDRLERSRFRNHVDALRIRLADPKQHAETLSGGNQQKLLVARWLEAESQVVIFDEPTRGIDVGARYEMYCLINELTSLRKAVIVISSELPELLGMCDRLLVMRRGRIAGEITEVQDASQEQVMALAV
- the cysK gene encoding cysteine synthase A; the encoded protein is MKIANSMLDLVGGTPLVKLSKLSSGLNATVVGKLEFFNPCSSVKDRIGLSMIEAAERDGRIRKDTVIIEPTSGNTGVGLAFVCAVKGYKLMLTMPDTMSLERRALLKAFGCELILTPGADGMPGAVSKATEIANSDSKYFMPHQFQNPANVEIHRRTTAEELWNDTDGKIDFLCSGVGTGGTLTGVASVIKERKLAFKAIAIEPAASPFLSKGEKGPHPIQGIGAGFKPDILRMDLIDEIVTIENAEAVDTTRRLVREEGILAGISSGAIVAGALKVAARPENTGKLIVAIICDTGERYLSTPTYSELS
- a CDS encoding substrate-binding domain-containing protein; its protein translation is MSHPNPLKVTTSLIVASLLLFGCGEENESDLKEEAKTMFGAGLTIGVSLLTRTHPFYQDLEAGLQEAADENGYKLIITTGEFDVAHQKDQLQDFTVRGVNAIIVSPCDSRSIGTSIKAANDAGIPVFTADIACLAEGVKVVTHVASDNVAGGRLAAQAIIEAINGAGEVAIIDHPEVESVIQRVSGFEEEMSTAPEVKIVARLSGHGVKDQAFRTAEDILQAHPHLKAIFGINDDTILGALAAIEKAGKVNEIKLVGFDAVPEARAAIAEGRIYADVIQKPREIGRKTIEAVKMYMSGETVPPAILIPCGLFTAADD